A single region of the Musa acuminata AAA Group cultivar baxijiao chromosome BXJ1-11, Cavendish_Baxijiao_AAA, whole genome shotgun sequence genome encodes:
- the LOC135596535 gene encoding MYB-like transcription factor EOBI → MDAKFGLGTLDNEGWKKGPWTAQEDKLLMEHVNLHGEGKWNSVSKLTGIRRSGKSCRLRWVNYLRPDLKRGNITPQEENIIQELHALWGNRWSTIARSLPGRTDNEIKNYWRTHFKKSKPSKNVEKARARFLIRQRLEDQQHQDDEQQQADVRAFMEQAEEATPVEDTEEMTYLNSVTFMLPGGGVDGYLSDGSTEEGSWGTLWNLADAPDDT, encoded by the exons ATGGATGCGAAGTTTGGCCTGGGAACTCTGGATAATGAGGGCTGGAAGAAGGGGCCGTGGACTGCACAAGAGGATAAGCTCCTCATGGAGCATGTCAACCTCCATGGTGAAGGAAAATGGAACTCAGTCTCCAAGTTGACAG GAATAAGGAGGAGTGGGAAGAGTTGTAGGCTGAGGTGGGTGAACTACCTGAGGCCTGACCTCAAGAGGGGGAATATTACTCCACAAGAGGAGAACATCATTCAAGAGCTGCATGCCTTGTGGGGAAACAG GTGGTCCACCATCGCCCGAAGCCTCCCAGGGaggaccgacaacgagatcaagaactactggaggacCCATTTCAAGAAGAGCAAGCCGTCAAAGAACGTGGAGAAGGCGAGAGCGAGATTCCTCATCAGGCAGCGGCTGGAGGACCAACAGCACCAGGACGACGAGCAGCAACAAGCGGACGTGAGAGCGTTCATGGAGCAAGCGGAGGAAGCCACACCGGTGGAAGACACGGAGGAGATGACCTACTTGAACTCGGTGACCTTCATGCTTCCGGGCGGCGGCGTCGACGGCTACCTGAGCGATGGCTCCACCGAGGAGGGCTCGTGGGGAACCCTGTGGAATCTCGCTGACGCACCTGATGACACATAG